The following are encoded in a window of Primulina eburnea isolate SZY01 chromosome 4, ASM2296580v1, whole genome shotgun sequence genomic DNA:
- the LOC140830603 gene encoding ribulose-1,5 bisphosphate carboxylase/oxygenase large subunit N-methyltransferase, chloroplastic-like, whose product MNTLLFLTPPASSSIVKTSRETHLTFLKTKPIFQKFNRKRPVFVNSVLSTETDTKIPPAVKIFWQWLKDEGVVSAKTPVKPGVVPEGLGLVATRDISRNEVVLEIPKRFWINEDAVATSAIGSVCSGLKPWIAVALFLLREKYIGEDSKWKFYIDVLPEYTNSTIYWSEEELLEIQGTQLLNTTLGVKEYVQNEFHKLTKEVILTNKQLFPFPMTLDDFFWAFGMLRSRAFSRLRNQNLVVIPFADLINHNARVTTEDHASEVRGPAGLFSWDYLFALRSPLALKADEQVFIQYDLNKSNADMALDYGFCDSISSRDAFTLTLGISETDDFYADKLDIAEINDLGETAYFDIKYGQPLPTAMLPYLRLVALGGTDAFLLESIFRNSIWGFLELPVSRANEELICQTVCRACESALSGYHTTIEEDEKLKEGGTLSPRLQTAVGVRLGEKRVLQQIYDVFKERELELDALEYYQERRLKDLGLVGEQGDIIFWEPK is encoded by the exons ATGAATACTCTCCTTTTTCTCACCCCGCCAGCATCCTCTTCCATAGTCAAAACTTCAAGGGAAACCCACCTCACTTTCTTGAAAACGAAGcccatttttcaaaaattcaaccGGAAAAGACCAGTCTTTGTAAACTCGGTTCTCTCCACGGAAACCGACACCAAAATCCCGCCAGCAGTGAAAATTTTCTGGCAATGGTTGAAAGATGAAGGGGTTGTTTCAGCAAAGACTCCGGTTAAGCCAGGCGTTGTGCCTGAAGGGCTGGGACTTGTCGCAACAAGGGATATTTCCAGAAACGAGGTTGTTTTGGAGATTCCCAAGAGGTTTTGGATTAATGAAGATGCTGTGGCGACTTCTGCGATTGGGAGTGTGTGCTCTGGATTGAAGCCTTGGATTGCTGTGGCTTTGTTCTTGCTGAGGGAGAAGTATATAGGGGAGGATTCAAAGTGGAAATTTTATATTGATGTTCTTCCAGAGTACACTAATTCTACTATATATTG GTCAGAAGAGGAACTTCTCGAAATTCAAG GAACTCAGCTGTTGAATACTACTTTAGGTGTCAAAGAGTATGTTCAGAATGAATTCCATAAATTGACAAAAGAAGTCATTCTTACAAACAAGCAGCTTTTTCCATTTCCCATGACATTGGATGATTTCTTTTGGGCATTTGGAATGCTCAGATCGAGGGCATTTTCACGTCTTCGTAACCAAAATCTTGTAGTAATCCCCTTTGCGGACCTG ATCAACCACAATGCTAGAGTTACTACAGAAGATCATGCCTCGGAGGTTAGAGGACCTGCAGGCCTTTTCTCCTGGGATTACCTGTTTGCGTTGAGGAGTCCGTTAGCACTCAAGGCTGATGAGCAG GTTTTTATCCAATATGATCTGAATAAGAGTAATGCTGATATGGCTCTGGACTATGGGTTTTGTGACTCAATCTCAAGCCGTGATGCATTTACATTGACGTTGGGAATATCAGAGACTGATGATTTTTATGCTGACAAGTTGGATATAGCTGAGATAAATGATTTAGGGGAAACTGCTTATTTTGACATTAAGTACGGCCAACCTCTTCCAACGGCTATGCTTCCATATCTTCGGCTGGTAGCACTTGGTGGAACGGATGCTTTTCTTCTGGAGTCGATTTTCAGAAACTCCATTTGGGGGTTCCTTGAATTGCCTGTTAGCCGTGCAAATGAAGAGCTAATATGCCAAACTGTTTGCCGAGCATGTGAATCTGCATTATCTGGATATCATACGACCATTGAAGAG GATGAAAAGCTGAAGGAGGGAGGGACCCTTAGTCCAAGGCTTCAAACTGCAGTTGGTGTAAGATTAGGAGAGAAAAGGGTATTACAACAAATATATGATGTCTTCAAGGAAAGGGAGTTGGAATTAGATGCACTGGAATATTACCAAGAAAGGAGACTTAAAGATCTTGGTCTGGTCGGGGAGCAAGGTGATATAATCTTCTGGGAACCGAAGTAA